In Kordia antarctica, the following proteins share a genomic window:
- a CDS encoding leucine-rich repeat domain-containing protein gives MSKEINPSDFENELEYVEAVTGINVPTKDYELNKDGKLITLNLSNNRISNIDFLTNLTSLEILDLSENKISNIDALKNLTSLTALNLYQNDISDISALSKLTSLTGLYLSDNQISDLKPLSKLTSLTIMNLDNTQIRDLNPLSELTSLIDLSLQENQISDLNPISKLTSLTELYLSSNQISNLKSLPKLTSLTYLDLSSNLISKLNPLSELKFLKTIYIDNNPCTVNENLELLENHIDFLNLWLAKNKLEDKISVLMPKKVVFLGNHASGKSSLLHYLQKETYALHTDTTHVLNVTQHKLKPTESTYVKSLFENKEKIKEILPLMYYDFGGQDFYHGLYQSFSSKTAFQIVVYCANQTEISLGEDTNGYDTYTYPLSFWLKEKEYLEKGTKNPYFIVENKIDEKVTSAFAKDYPIVCDFDAPNGIFHVFLKKLVPVNVIKENNNRLQLEYLKKQLLQELYESQVVSERVIDFYKKVYAESIEAGLKIEKRSSYTIEGISAENMLTQLQLLENSGVLFLSEDKTQVIANPKAFITHIHENILKQDSILKKEGKISFEDWKAIKKGKHAKLIESFMLKQKTMFIDTYAEAYVFPNYLPLYTQDEERYFLNVSAQHMAFSIQLQYFVPFGFINVLIHHFGKEPNKKKFWRDAIYFIQHEDEKPKANVFIVVNIPKLCLDVSVESRDTTFNVQKYKRYLWLCLSKMYHQQPLISWEDFKKEKTTSKDEIEKHLEEKALLKHNEFPETAKVSIDGKYYALLSTLKNRIDTNEYNIQVTNEQGRSKLLPLYQFQVFTEKSIKRMKKVAISYSKDDLALVNEFIKSLVPLQDDGLIESPVWYCTDLKPGTEWDKEIQENFETADMIFFMVSPNFLATNYIKEHEIKTAIQKRTKQLNANKPVGEQLKIIPIILDHCSWVRKDQTMNLGQYNALPYTAKPVLDFDNINKAWYLTTESIRIAIEHDNDSSFRLDSSKEIQKLRERLIAGYLDKNSK, from the coding sequence ATGTCAAAAGAAATAAACCCATCAGATTTTGAAAATGAATTGGAATATGTAGAAGCTGTTACAGGAATAAATGTACCTACTAAAGATTATGAATTAAATAAAGACGGAAAACTAATCACACTTAACCTATCTAATAATAGAATTTCTAATATTGATTTTTTAACGAATCTTACTTCTTTGGAAATTTTAGACTTATCTGAAAACAAAATATCCAACATTGATGCGCTTAAAAATCTAACTTCACTAACAGCTTTAAATCTTTATCAGAATGATATCAGCGATATTTCAGCACTTTCTAAGTTGACTTCTTTGACTGGTTTATATCTTTCAGATAATCAAATAAGCGACCTCAAACCGCTTTCTAAGTTAACTTCCTTAACTATCATGAATCTTGACAATACCCAAATAAGAGACCTCAATCCGCTTTCGGAGTTGACTTCCTTGATTGATTTGAGTCTTCAAGAAAATCAAATAAGCGACCTCAATCCGATTTCTAAGTTGACTTCCTTGACTGAGTTGTATCTTTCAAGTAATCAAATAAGCAACCTTAAATCGCTTCCTAAGTTAACTTCCTTGACTTATTTAGATCTTTCAAGTAATTTAATTAGTAAACTCAACCCACTAAGTGAATTAAAGTTTTTAAAAACTATTTATATTGATAACAATCCTTGTACAGTAAATGAAAATCTTGAACTGCTTGAAAATCATATTGACTTCTTAAATTTATGGTTAGCAAAGAACAAGTTAGAAGATAAAATTTCGGTATTGATGCCTAAAAAAGTAGTTTTTCTAGGAAATCATGCTTCAGGAAAATCTAGTTTGTTACATTATTTACAAAAAGAAACATATGCTTTACATACCGATACAACACATGTGTTAAATGTGACGCAACATAAATTAAAACCTACTGAGTCAACATATGTAAAATCATTATTTGAGAATAAGGAAAAGATAAAAGAAATATTGCCACTCATGTATTATGACTTTGGCGGACAAGATTTTTACCATGGTTTGTATCAAAGTTTTTCTTCTAAAACTGCTTTTCAAATTGTAGTTTATTGTGCAAATCAAACTGAAATATCATTAGGTGAAGACACTAATGGTTATGACACGTATACATATCCATTATCATTTTGGCTCAAAGAAAAAGAATATTTAGAAAAAGGCACTAAAAACCCATACTTTATTGTAGAAAATAAGATTGATGAAAAAGTAACATCTGCGTTTGCAAAAGACTATCCAATTGTGTGTGACTTTGATGCGCCAAACGGTATATTTCATGTATTCTTAAAAAAATTAGTTCCTGTAAATGTTATAAAAGAGAATAACAATAGGTTGCAATTAGAATATCTAAAAAAACAATTATTACAAGAATTGTATGAGTCTCAAGTAGTTTCTGAAAGAGTTATTGATTTTTATAAAAAAGTGTATGCAGAAAGTATTGAAGCTGGACTTAAAATAGAAAAACGATCAAGCTATACAATAGAAGGTATTTCGGCAGAAAATATGCTGACCCAATTGCAATTACTTGAAAACTCTGGTGTATTATTTCTATCGGAAGATAAAACACAAGTCATTGCCAATCCGAAAGCATTTATTACACATATTCACGAAAACATTCTAAAACAAGACAGTATTTTAAAAAAGGAAGGAAAGATTTCTTTTGAGGATTGGAAAGCTATAAAAAAAGGAAAGCACGCCAAACTGATTGAATCTTTTATGCTAAAACAAAAAACCATGTTTATTGATACGTATGCTGAAGCGTATGTATTTCCCAATTATTTACCGCTATACACACAAGATGAAGAACGGTATTTCCTAAACGTGTCGGCGCAACACATGGCGTTTTCCATACAATTGCAATACTTTGTTCCGTTTGGTTTTATTAATGTATTAATTCATCATTTTGGAAAAGAACCCAATAAAAAGAAGTTTTGGCGCGATGCGATCTATTTCATTCAACACGAAGATGAAAAGCCGAAAGCCAATGTATTTATTGTGGTAAACATTCCGAAACTTTGCTTGGATGTTTCTGTGGAATCACGTGACACTACATTTAATGTACAGAAATACAAACGCTATTTATGGTTGTGTTTGTCTAAGATGTATCATCAACAACCATTGATTTCTTGGGAAGATTTCAAAAAAGAAAAAACGACTTCTAAAGATGAAATTGAAAAGCATCTAGAAGAAAAAGCACTTTTAAAACACAATGAATTTCCAGAAACCGCCAAAGTTTCCATTGACGGAAAATATTATGCGCTACTTTCCACCTTAAAAAATCGTATTGATACTAACGAGTATAATATTCAAGTAACCAATGAACAGGGCAGAAGTAAGCTATTGCCGTTGTATCAGTTTCAAGTGTTTACAGAGAAAAGTATTAAGAGAATGAAGAAAGTAGCCATCAGTTATTCAAAAGATGACTTAGCATTAGTGAATGAATTTATAAAAAGTTTAGTGCCATTACAAGACGACGGATTAATAGAATCGCCTGTTTGGTATTGCACAGACTTAAAACCAGGAACAGAATGGGACAAAGAAATTCAAGAAAACTTTGAAACCGCTGATATGATATTTTTTATGGTAAGTCCAAACTTCTTAGCAACAAACTATATTAAAGAACATGAAATAAAAACGGCTATTCAAAAACGTACCAAACAATTAAATGCAAACAAACCTGTTGGAGAACAACTCAAAATAATTCCTATAATACTAGATCATTGCAGTTGGGTACGAAAAGATCAAACAATGAATTTAGGACAATATAATGCATTGCCGTATACAGCAAAACCTGTTTTAGATTTTGATAACATAAACAAAGCTTGGTATTTAACAACGGAATCTATTCGTATTGCCATAGAACACGATAATGATTCAAGTTTTCGCCTTGATTCTTCTAAGGAAATACAAAAACTAAGAGAACGTCTTATTGCTGGATATTTGGATAAGAATTCGAAATAA
- a CDS encoding TonB-dependent receptor codes for MQKQIWSILFLFILCGVVNAQNNDINIKVFSEHEKTPLLGATVLFEDLEKGAITNLDGVATFKNIPDGTHHVMISFVGFKTIETNVTLPTSKELIFYMEEEKGELDAVVIESTRSSRTIRRIPTRIEYIGGEELGEKNMMNSANISMVLRESTGIQMQQTSLSSGNQNIRIQGLDGRYTQLLRDGFPLYGGFSSGLSIMQIPPLDLKQFEIIKGSASTLYGGGAIAGLVNLVSKTPDFEPEMDIMLTQTQASGTTANVFYSKRNEKYGVSLYGSSNLQKVYDAEDDGFSNLPEIKSFSFNPKFYYYPSEDTTFWIGLNGTYDDRIGGDIDKIENGDNGTNQYTEENISKRLSSQAVYTTKLDSTRNFTIKNSISYFDRELNVPNMQFKGKQINSFTEVALNHTNEKNDWTLGANLYTTNFDEDDSAALQRDQNDVTFGAFVNTTFDLSEKWILETGLRTDIADSWGIFVLPRISLLYKNDTGFSSRFGGGLGYKTPDIFTEEAEFLNFQDVLGIDKNSLKAERSYGLNLDFNYKTKLFNDTVGFSINQLFYVTSIDDGLLLNLNSDNLFQFENAPGEILSKGAETNVKFSYNDFKWFFNYALIDTKLRYLAGNPRKPLTAKHNAGSVIMYETSTWRLGYETYYTGSQVLSNGTETTDFITMGFLAMRNFSWGGIYTNFENFTDRRQSRFSSLVPPTNNNSDFPEIYAPTDGFIFSVGIIIKPFGNHSDHHD; via the coding sequence ATGCAAAAACAAATATGGAGCATATTGTTCCTTTTTATACTATGCGGAGTTGTCAACGCACAAAACAATGACATCAATATAAAAGTCTTTTCAGAACACGAAAAAACACCATTACTAGGTGCAACTGTCTTATTTGAAGACTTAGAAAAAGGTGCAATTACAAACCTTGACGGAGTTGCCACCTTCAAAAATATTCCTGATGGAACGCATCATGTAATGATTTCTTTTGTTGGATTTAAAACGATAGAAACCAACGTAACATTGCCAACTTCTAAAGAATTAATTTTCTATATGGAAGAAGAAAAAGGCGAGTTAGATGCTGTTGTGATTGAATCTACTCGTAGTTCACGAACGATTAGAAGAATTCCAACGCGGATCGAATATATCGGTGGCGAAGAATTAGGCGAAAAAAATATGATGAATTCTGCCAATATCTCAATGGTATTGCGTGAAAGTACAGGAATTCAAATGCAGCAAACTTCACTGAGTAGTGGAAATCAAAACATTCGAATTCAAGGTTTGGACGGACGTTACACGCAATTATTACGTGATGGTTTTCCGTTATACGGAGGATTTTCTAGCGGATTGAGCATCATGCAAATTCCACCGTTAGACTTAAAACAATTTGAAATCATCAAAGGAAGTGCATCTACATTATATGGTGGCGGCGCCATTGCTGGTTTGGTAAATTTAGTCTCAAAAACGCCTGATTTTGAACCAGAAATGGACATCATGTTAACGCAAACGCAAGCTTCAGGAACTACGGCAAACGTTTTTTACAGCAAGCGAAATGAAAAATATGGCGTTAGTTTATATGGTTCTAGTAACTTACAAAAAGTATACGACGCTGAAGATGATGGATTTAGCAACTTGCCAGAAATAAAATCATTCTCTTTCAATCCGAAATTCTATTACTATCCATCGGAAGACACAACCTTTTGGATTGGACTAAATGGTACATATGATGATCGAATTGGTGGCGATATAGACAAAATTGAAAATGGCGATAACGGCACAAATCAATACACAGAAGAAAACATTTCGAAGCGTTTAAGCAGTCAAGCAGTATACACGACAAAGCTAGATTCTACTCGAAACTTTACCATCAAAAACAGTATTTCGTACTTTGATCGTGAATTAAATGTACCAAATATGCAATTTAAAGGAAAGCAGATAAATTCCTTTACGGAAGTAGCCTTAAATCACACCAATGAAAAAAATGATTGGACGCTTGGCGCGAATTTATACACGACAAATTTTGATGAAGATGATAGTGCTGCATTGCAACGCGATCAAAACGATGTAACCTTTGGAGCCTTTGTAAACACTACATTTGACTTATCGGAAAAGTGGATTTTAGAAACAGGTTTGCGAACCGATATTGCAGACAGTTGGGGAATTTTTGTTTTGCCAAGAATTTCGTTACTCTACAAAAATGATACAGGGTTTTCGAGCAGATTTGGTGGCGGATTGGGTTATAAGACGCCAGATATCTTTACCGAAGAAGCTGAATTTTTAAACTTTCAAGATGTATTAGGAATTGATAAAAACTCGCTCAAGGCGGAACGTTCGTATGGTTTAAACCTTGATTTTAACTACAAAACAAAGTTATTCAATGACACCGTAGGATTCTCTATAAATCAATTATTTTATGTGACTTCTATTGATGACGGATTGTTGTTAAACTTAAACTCAGACAATTTATTTCAGTTTGAAAATGCTCCTGGAGAAATCTTAAGTAAAGGTGCAGAAACGAATGTAAAATTCTCATACAACGATTTCAAATGGTTCTTTAACTATGCATTAATTGATACAAAACTTCGCTACTTAGCTGGAAATCCTAGAAAACCATTAACTGCAAAACACAATGCAGGAAGCGTAATTATGTACGAAACGAGTACTTGGCGTTTGGGTTACGAAACGTATTATACAGGTTCGCAAGTATTATCAAACGGCACAGAAACTACCGATTTTATTACGATGGGATTCTTAGCAATGCGCAACTTTTCTTGGGGAGGAATTTACACCAACTTCGAAAATTTCACTGATCGAAGACAAAGTCGTTTCTCGTCGTTAGTGCCGCCCACAAACAACAATTCCGACTTTCCAGAAATATACGCACCAACAGACGGATTTATTTTCAGCGTCGGAATCATTATCAAACCATTTGGTAATCATAGTGATCATCATGATTAA
- a CDS encoding GEVED domain-containing protein, with translation MRKLLHFVVLVLLAISLQAQTQQSGETTSQDYQAPTIPEDVIAVNTTETATDLSWRASIDNYNMSGYKLFQNGVLVETLTETNFVMTGLSPNTTYTFYVTAFDTAGNESRESDQATITTLEDIPVYYCESRSFDVNEEYIARIQCEGIDNGSDARFYSEFTEIVTDVMKNGECTITITPSWTTTAYNEGYSVWIDYNQDGDFFDPGEQVFSQSPTTQASISGTFTIPTSIPNGHTRMRIAMKYDAIPQPCEEFTYGEVEDYTVNIISELRDSTVPVISLNGAETIDLNVGDEYTEFGAIATDNIDENLTPNINITGDVDTAFAGMYTVRYNVNDTAGNNATEAVRTITVAPVNNGCTNGINTFPYTESYENTLGSWTQSTQDDINWIYDYNRTPSNGTGPSNATDGNTYIYVEASGNGTGYPNKQAVINSPCYDLSNETSATFSFSYHMYGANNMGTLALEASDDNGLSWTPIWSEAGNKGDRWLNANIDLSQYVGASVQLRFNRITGTTWKADLAIDNVALNTSYAARGTATTNSKDKNNTAASKVNSIATPDEFGEENTLTIYPNPVRGNVLNIKLDTGNAKSFRIINLYGQALLTGTVDNQINVERLKSGIYFIEVSDGTQTLTKKFIKQ, from the coding sequence ATGAGAAAATTATTACACTTCGTTGTGCTAGTTCTTTTAGCGATTAGCTTACAAGCACAAACTCAGCAGTCTGGAGAAACGACATCTCAAGACTATCAAGCACCGACTATTCCAGAAGATGTTATTGCGGTAAATACAACAGAAACTGCCACAGATTTATCTTGGAGAGCATCCATAGATAATTATAACATGTCTGGCTACAAATTATTTCAAAATGGAGTCCTTGTGGAAACACTTACGGAAACAAATTTTGTAATGACAGGTTTATCACCAAATACAACCTACACATTCTACGTTACTGCTTTTGATACTGCCGGAAATGAATCTCGCGAAAGTGATCAAGCGACCATTACAACTTTAGAAGATATTCCAGTATACTACTGTGAATCGCGTAGTTTTGACGTAAATGAGGAATATATTGCCAGAATTCAATGTGAAGGTATTGACAACGGCTCTGATGCACGTTTTTATTCTGAATTTACAGAAATTGTAACCGATGTAATGAAAAATGGAGAATGTACTATTACCATTACTCCAAGCTGGACTACTACAGCATACAATGAAGGATATTCGGTTTGGATAGACTACAATCAAGATGGAGACTTTTTTGATCCAGGAGAACAAGTTTTTTCGCAATCACCTACAACACAAGCATCAATTAGCGGAACATTTACAATACCAACATCAATACCAAATGGACATACTAGAATGCGTATTGCTATGAAATATGATGCAATTCCGCAACCATGTGAAGAATTTACGTATGGAGAAGTAGAAGATTATACTGTAAACATTATCTCGGAACTTCGTGATTCAACAGTACCAGTAATTTCATTAAATGGAGCAGAAACGATCGACTTAAATGTTGGAGATGAATACACAGAATTTGGCGCGATTGCAACGGATAATATAGACGAAAATTTAACACCAAACATTAACATTACTGGAGATGTGGATACCGCTTTCGCTGGAATGTACACAGTGCGCTACAATGTAAATGATACAGCAGGAAACAATGCAACTGAAGCTGTACGAACTATCACAGTAGCTCCAGTAAACAATGGATGTACCAACGGAATTAATACATTTCCATACACAGAAAGTTATGAAAATACACTTGGGAGTTGGACACAATCTACACAAGATGATATCAATTGGATATATGATTATAATAGAACACCTTCAAATGGAACTGGACCTTCAAATGCAACCGATGGAAATACGTATATTTATGTAGAAGCTTCAGGTAACGGAACTGGTTATCCTAACAAACAAGCAGTTATCAATTCGCCTTGTTATGACTTAAGCAACGAAACAAGTGCAACATTTAGTTTTAGCTATCATATGTATGGAGCAAATAATATGGGAACATTAGCTTTAGAAGCAAGTGATGATAATGGACTTTCTTGGACTCCTATTTGGAGCGAAGCTGGAAACAAAGGAGATCGTTGGTTAAATGCAAACATTGATCTTTCTCAATATGTTGGCGCAAGCGTACAACTACGTTTCAATAGAATTACTGGTACAACTTGGAAAGCGGATCTTGCTATTGATAATGTTGCTTTAAATACATCATATGCCGCACGTGGAACAGCAACAACAAATTCCAAAGACAAAAATAATACTGCTGCTTCAAAAGTAAATAGTATAGCTACACCAGACGAATTTGGAGAAGAAAATACCTTAACTATTTACCCAAATCCTGTTCGTGGAAATGTCTTAAACATAAAGTTAGATACTGGAAATGCAAAATCGTTCAGAATTATCAATTTATATGGGCAAGCTTTATTAACGGGAACTGTAGACAATCAAATTAATGTAGAGAGACTAAAATCTGGAATATATTTCATTGAAGTTTCAGACGGAACTCAAACATTAACAAAGAAATTTATCAAACAATAA
- a CDS encoding flavin monoamine oxidase family protein, whose translation MSYFSFHPGNKSSGKGKKAKGSVRKAFSDWIIENHGEDYTKTLQKQRSQVQKVGLIQEQMFKADDSEKKPLIGIIGGGFAGMYAGLILQSLGLEFEIFEASDRVGGRIDTWYSSEYDPESKENKGLYGEVGGMRIPQFSNDMLPVQHLALSLNYVLERNGLEDKMLRWRKFYYNSDFQRLRFNNMKAPIFAPEANTNSMNFGEAQGGDLPEVWVTEKTDENGNKFLPINVILDKVNGPFIEAINKSFETGFAKLMRFDNYSMWAYLTNVFTLADMEEYYDPKMGAPCENLSFNIASYLETVNVGTGMYSVSFVEMVIAVYDWDGSKNSYDLEDPNIYMVTMNNGMQHFPDACRTVLNLENGVTADDGNLAQVLIGMKKGQNNEYGYSPPNLTKDAEPPSSVPPADPKGTANTDKNPSKKKERVFMNHKVTQAIYDESLFDKNGGMRLVMDHTTKDGKKESVEKEYPYVISTLPNGAYLSGQEKTNFFDDLSFSKARALRECNYMPAFKAFVTFKKQFWKDLGNRQYETGLGVSASDRSNRQIVYPSYGYDADKGVLQVYSWAQDAERMGALTDEERVNECLKGIQFMYPEVDIYEHYAGYHPEVTTKTWFWDQHAGGGAFALFNPGQFKNLYPTLLTPEFKGALNIAGECCSVHHGWIVGALDSAYNSVNNILEQMNATKHLVKMKAIWGQLTAPDVAGNVKK comes from the coding sequence ATGAGTTATTTTTCATTTCATCCTGGAAACAAATCTTCGGGAAAAGGCAAGAAAGCCAAAGGTTCTGTTCGCAAAGCATTTTCTGATTGGATTATTGAAAATCACGGAGAAGACTATACAAAAACATTGCAAAAACAACGTTCGCAAGTCCAAAAAGTCGGATTGATTCAAGAACAAATGTTTAAAGCAGATGATTCAGAAAAGAAACCCTTAATCGGAATTATTGGAGGCGGATTTGCTGGAATGTACGCAGGACTCATTTTACAATCATTAGGATTAGAGTTTGAAATATTTGAAGCTTCTGACCGAGTTGGCGGACGAATTGATACGTGGTATTCCTCAGAATATGATCCAGAAAGTAAAGAAAATAAAGGATTGTACGGTGAAGTAGGAGGCATGCGGATTCCGCAATTCTCAAATGATATGTTGCCAGTACAACATTTGGCGTTATCGCTAAATTATGTATTGGAGCGCAATGGACTTGAAGATAAAATGTTGCGTTGGCGAAAATTCTATTACAATTCAGATTTTCAGCGTTTGCGTTTTAATAATATGAAAGCACCAATTTTTGCACCTGAAGCGAATACAAATTCGATGAATTTTGGAGAAGCACAAGGTGGCGATTTACCAGAAGTTTGGGTCACTGAAAAAACAGATGAAAACGGAAATAAATTTTTACCAATCAATGTCATTTTAGACAAAGTAAACGGTCCATTTATTGAAGCGATTAACAAATCGTTTGAAACAGGTTTTGCCAAATTGATGCGTTTTGACAATTATTCCATGTGGGCATATTTGACCAATGTATTTACGTTGGCGGATATGGAAGAATATTACGATCCAAAAATGGGCGCACCCTGCGAAAATCTTTCATTCAACATTGCAAGTTATTTGGAAACTGTAAACGTTGGCACAGGAATGTATAGTGTTTCCTTTGTGGAAATGGTGATTGCTGTATACGATTGGGATGGAAGTAAAAATTCATACGATTTAGAAGATCCAAACATTTATATGGTAACGATGAACAACGGAATGCAACATTTTCCAGATGCGTGTCGTACGGTTTTGAATCTTGAAAATGGCGTTACCGCAGATGACGGAAACCTAGCACAAGTATTGATTGGAATGAAAAAAGGACAGAATAACGAATATGGATATTCGCCACCAAACCTTACTAAAGATGCTGAGCCGCCAAGTTCAGTTCCTCCAGCAGATCCAAAAGGAACCGCGAATACAGATAAAAATCCTTCAAAGAAAAAAGAACGTGTTTTTATGAATCATAAAGTTACACAAGCTATTTATGATGAATCGTTATTTGATAAAAATGGCGGAATGCGTTTGGTTATGGATCACACAACTAAAGACGGGAAAAAAGAAAGTGTTGAAAAAGAATATCCATATGTTATTAGTACGTTGCCAAATGGTGCGTATTTAAGCGGACAAGAAAAAACAAATTTCTTTGACGATTTATCATTTTCAAAAGCACGTGCGTTGCGCGAATGCAATTATATGCCAGCTTTCAAAGCATTTGTAACCTTTAAAAAACAATTTTGGAAAGATTTAGGAAATCGTCAGTATGAAACAGGATTAGGAGTTTCGGCAAGTGATCGATCTAACAGACAAATAGTATATCCATCGTACGGATATGATGCAGATAAAGGAGTTTTACAAGTATATTCGTGGGCGCAAGATGCGGAACGAATGGGCGCATTAACAGATGAAGAACGTGTAAACGAATGCTTAAAAGGAATTCAGTTCATGTATCCAGAAGTTGATATTTACGAACATTACGCAGGATATCATCCAGAAGTAACGACAAAGACATGGTTTTGGGATCAACATGCTGGTGGCGGTGCATTTGCATTATTCAATCCAGGGCAATTCAAGAATTTATATCCAACATTATTAACTCCAGAATTTAAAGGTGCGTTAAACATCGCTGGCGAATGCTGTTCTGTACATCACGGTTGGATTGTTGGCGCATTAGATTCTGCATACAATTCAGTCAATAACATTCTAGAACAAATGAATGCAACCAAACATCTTGTGAAAATGAAAGCAATTTGGGGACAACTTACAGCTCCAGATGTTGCTGGAAATGTTAAAAAATAG
- a CDS encoding patatin-like phospholipase family protein → MHEDFIPFKSIGLCFSGGGYRATFFSLGVVSYFEKIQYQNASLAKNVEAFSTVSGGTLLGVAYTKAVQDPSFDFKSFFQKFYTSFEPENDKLLKTAIGKLGNDEVWKANPHKKRSLINAFALTYADMDIFKGEFSHFETPTSEHLKHVCFNATDFSFGLAFRFQNTGMFGNKPLNNTQVNNLKNEIQLADIVASSSCFPLGFEPLVFPDDYIKNQQSSDYKSLKNLERFCDGVGIMDGGIADNQGIGSMMKISRQRKTRDRDLDLMVINDVGSFKMVPWQPEPKNLNESASIKSTVSKVLGYLKVKPLYLIILLLGILMMVLNSLEIIKGKAWPAFYIIGGIITGLGLVLTIGGLVAGIVKGFVVRSIASLFKKNVPGPLVDDVLSFKKLSIGLVQRMLTERVSSTVLMVNDIFLKQVRRLNYRLLYSDRDLQHKLITSTVYELNGEATAYTTTFRYNKNISLAPSTLLKNVGLTASETPTTLWWDKTDIAKDRMDTLIACGQFTTCYKLMDYILKLKKNKKVELSEEDTIAVDALYTALESDWKQFNENPMFHVEALKQ, encoded by the coding sequence ATGCATGAAGATTTTATTCCATTTAAAAGTATCGGACTTTGTTTTAGCGGCGGCGGTTACCGAGCTACATTTTTCTCATTAGGAGTTGTTTCTTATTTTGAAAAAATACAATACCAAAATGCATCTTTAGCCAAAAATGTAGAAGCATTTAGTACCGTTAGTGGCGGAACATTATTAGGAGTTGCGTATACGAAAGCAGTACAAGATCCTAGTTTTGATTTCAAATCTTTCTTTCAAAAATTTTATACTTCTTTTGAACCTGAAAATGATAAATTACTAAAAACAGCGATTGGCAAATTGGGGAATGATGAAGTTTGGAAAGCAAATCCGCATAAAAAACGATCTTTAATTAATGCATTTGCGCTTACGTATGCTGACATGGATATCTTTAAAGGTGAGTTTTCACACTTTGAAACACCAACTTCTGAGCATTTAAAACATGTATGTTTCAATGCAACAGATTTTTCATTCGGATTGGCATTTCGGTTTCAAAATACAGGAATGTTTGGTAATAAACCATTGAATAATACACAAGTAAATAATCTTAAAAACGAAATTCAATTAGCGGATATTGTCGCTTCATCTTCTTGCTTTCCTCTAGGATTTGAGCCGCTTGTATTTCCTGATGATTATATAAAAAATCAACAAAGTTCAGACTATAAATCACTAAAAAATTTAGAACGTTTTTGCGATGGCGTCGGAATTATGGATGGAGGAATTGCTGATAATCAAGGAATTGGAAGCATGATGAAAATTAGCAGACAACGCAAAACTCGTGATCGTGATTTGGATTTAATGGTTATCAATGATGTGGGAAGTTTTAAAATGGTTCCGTGGCAACCAGAACCAAAAAACCTGAACGAAAGTGCGAGCATTAAAAGTACTGTTTCTAAAGTATTAGGATACTTAAAAGTAAAACCGTTATACCTTATTATACTGCTTTTAGGAATCCTTATGATGGTTTTAAATTCATTAGAAATTATCAAAGGAAAAGCGTGGCCAGCATTCTACATTATTGGCGGAATTATAACAGGACTTGGTTTAGTGCTGACAATTGGTGGACTTGTGGCAGGAATTGTAAAAGGTTTTGTTGTTCGTTCCATAGCATCGTTATTTAAGAAAAACGTGCCTGGACCTTTAGTAGACGATGTATTGAGCTTCAAAAAACTAAGTATTGGTTTGGTACAACGCATGCTTACAGAACGTGTTTCTTCTACAGTATTGATGGTAAATGATATATTTTTAAAGCAAGTGCGACGTTTAAATTATCGTTTATTATACTCAGATAGAGATTTACAACACAAACTAATAACATCGACTGTGTATGAATTAAATGGAGAAGCTACAGCGTATACAACAACTTTCAGGTATAATAAAAACATCAGTTTAGCACCAAGTACATTATTAAAGAACGTAGGATTAACAGCTTCTGAAACACCAACTACACTTTGGTGGGACAAAACTGATATTGCCAAAGATCGTATGGACACACTCATTGCTTGTGGTCAATTTACAACGTGTTATAAGTTGATGGATTATATCCTCAAACTAAAAAAGAATAAAAAGGTAGAACTTTCTGAAGAAGATACCATTGCTGTAGATGCACTTTACACTGCTTTGGAAAGTGATTGGAAACAATTCAACGAAAACCCAATGTTTCATGTGGAAGCATTAAAACAATAG